Below is a window of Janthinobacterium lividum DNA.
GCCCAGAGCGGTGCCGATTGCGGCCAGGCCGATGATGATTGCTGCTGCCAGAACGGTCATGCTTTGTACTTGTGCGATCAGAGCTTGCATAAAATTCTCCTAAATTTAAAAACGAAAGATACTAAAAAAACAAAATATAAAGTTAATGATTAATGTTTCTCAACCGCAAGGCTCAGATACACAACCGTCAACGCCATAAACACAAAAGCTTGCAAAGTTACAATCAAGATATGGAAAATTGCCCATGGACCACCCAACGCCCACTGTGCCCACCAAGGCAACAACGCGATCAAGATGAAAATCAGTTCGCCGGCATACATATTGCCGAACAGTCGCAGCGACAGGGAGATCAGTTTTGCAACCAACTCAACCATTTGCAGCAAGAAATTGACAGGTGCCAGGGCGATCGTGGCGATCAGGCCATTCGCATGGAACGGTGCCGTGAACAGTTCCTTGATCCAGCCGCCCAGGCCCTTGGCCTTGATCGAGAAGGCGATCACGCACAACACGACCGACAGCGACATGGCGAAGGTGTGGTTGACGTCGGCGGTCGGCACGGCGCGCAGTTTATGCACGCCAAACCAGCTCAGGATCTTCGGCAACAGGTCAACCGGCAGGAAGTCCATCGCGTTGAGCAACCAGACCCACACAAAAATAGTGATGGCCAGCGGCGCGATGACCTTGCTTTTCGCGTGGAAGGCCCCATTAATAGTGTCATTGACGATTTCCATGACCATTTCGACGAAGTTTTGCAACTTGCCAGGGACACCAGCCGTCGCGCGACGCGACGCCATATAGAAAACAGCCAGGAAAACAAAGCCCAGAATGGCCGAAATCCAGAACGTATCCAGATTGATCATGCCGTCGGCACTTCTCAGGTGGGCCAGATGGTGACTGATGTATTCTGTGGCGTTGGCCGGGGCAGCATGGCCCGCTTCAATAGCGTGTTCTGTGGTCATAATGAATTTAGATTTGTCGTTTCAGAGCACAACAGGCCCCAAAACCAATGATTAAACAGCGAGCAATGAAAACCAGTATGCTAAGGTTGCCACCGCGAAACCCAAGATCAGCCATAACCAGGCGGCCGACTGAAACAACACCAGTGCCAATATAAACAGCACCGCTGTGATAAATATTTTCATCACTTCTGCGCGC
It encodes the following:
- the atpB gene encoding F0F1 ATP synthase subunit A, translating into MTTEHAIEAGHAAPANATEYISHHLAHLRSADGMINLDTFWISAILGFVFLAVFYMASRRATAGVPGKLQNFVEMVMEIVNDTINGAFHAKSKVIAPLAITIFVWVWLLNAMDFLPVDLLPKILSWFGVHKLRAVPTADVNHTFAMSLSVVLCVIAFSIKAKGLGGWIKELFTAPFHANGLIATIALAPVNFLLQMVELVAKLISLSLRLFGNMYAGELIFILIALLPWWAQWALGGPWAIFHILIVTLQAFVFMALTVVYLSLAVEKH